GGTGATGCCGTAGCCGCAGTCCGACTCGGTCCAGTCGATCGCCCACGGGTCGGGGATCTGGCCGTCCGAGTTGTACTTCGTGCCGTAGTAGTTGCCGATCAGGGAGTTGGCCGTGACACCGGGCACCGCGTAGCGGGTGGCCTGCCACATGTTGGACTCCTGGGCGGTGATGCCGAGCATCACCTGCGCCGGGATACGGCCGCCGCCCGAGAGCGGCTTCAGGGGGAAGAGCTGCTGCGGACGGTACGCACCGATGCCGGTGCCCTTCCAGTCCGCGGGCCGGACCACGTGCTTGTCCAGGTTACTCGTGATCGCCTGGTCCACCGCCCACTCGATCTGGCGGGGCGTGGGCTGGAACGCCTGGAGCTTCGGGTCACCGCGCGGCACCGCGCAGGTGCGCTCCTCCTCGACCGGGTTGTTCGGGTCGGCGGCCAGTGCGCTCGTCCCGGACGCCTGGGCGTCGCCGGGCAGCGCGGGCGACTGCTGGTGCCCGGCGGACTCGGCGGGCGCCGTGCCGGGGAAGGAGTCGAGGGTGCTGCTGCGGCCCGAGTCGAGGTCCTTGACGCCGATCCGCACCGTGCGGGCGGTGAGCGCCTCCTCGGCACGGATACGGGAGTCCTTGCCGTCGGCCCAGGCGGTCCTGGTGACCAGCGCCTCGCCCCGGGTGGAGACCAGCGAACCCTTGGGGGTCTTCGCCGGGCGCCGGACGGACGCGGGCAGCGCGGCCGTTCCCGCCTCGGTGTCGCCGGTGACCACGACCGTGCCCCCGGCCGACGCGGCGAGGTCCATCGCGCTGAGCGTGCCGCGCGCGAGCTGTGCGGGCCTGGCCTTGCCGTTGCCCTTGCGCAGGTCGCCGGAGGCCACCCGCATCACGGTGCCGCGGGGTGCGGCCTTCGCCTTCGTGGACACGCCCGGGGCCTTGTCCAGGTAGACGACGCCGCCCTCGTGGTCGGCCCTCAGCTGGAAGGGGATGCCTTCGGTGACGGCGACCGCGGTCCGCTCGCCCTTCGCGGAGCCCTTCATGCCGATGCGTACGATCCGGTTGCCGTCGGCGGCGACGGCCTCGTCCCCGTACGGCACCGCGGACGTGACCTGCCCCGTCAGCGCGACCGGCGCGGCGACCTTGCCGGTGGCCGTGTCGACGCGCAGGAGGCGGGTGGCGTTCCGCTTCATGGTGTCGTCGGTGAACTGGGACAGGATCGCCTGCTCACCCGTACCGCAGCCGGGCGAGAAGTAGGCGAGGGACGTCTGTACCGGAAGCTTGGTCACCTTGCCGGTGGAGAGCTCCACGACGGCGGTGAAGGCCCCGCGCGCCATCAGGTCGGCCTTGTTGGTGAACGTCCGCGGGGCGTACGTGACCACGGCGCGCTTGCCCGAGCCCGTCACACAGGCGTTGCCGATCCAGGTGTCCGTCTCGAATCCGGGTTCCGACAGCGTGGCCGCGGTCCGCCACGCGTAGCCGTCCTTGCGGGGGGCGACGAGCAGATGGAATCCGGTCGCGTCACCCGACGTCGTCCACGCCTGGTCCTTCGACGCGGTGAATCCCTTTCCGAGCACCTTCGCGCGCTGCTCGGTGGGGATGGCGGCCGGCTTGCGGTCCGCCGTGGCCGCGTCCGGTGCCGCGTCGGCCGCCGGCTCGGACCAGCCCTTCGCGGCACCCTTCGGAGCCTTGGGTTCCGGGGTGGCGGCCTGGGCGGGGACGGCTGCCAGCAGCGCGGCCGAGATGCCCGCCGCCACCAGCGCCTGGAGGTTCTTCCTTCTGTGTCTGCGTATCAATGCTCTTCCTGCCTCGGTGCAGTGGGGGGGGCCGGACACCGATGGGACGAGGTGCCGGCCTGGCGGCGGATCGAGAGGCCACCGTGGTCCAGTCCACACGGCGGCTCTCTCGCGCCACTCTTCCTGACGCCCCCTCAGCCGATCTCGCCCTCCCCGTCACCCGCCTCCGGCGCGCCTTCTCCGCCCATGAGCGAGTCGGCCTGTTCGATCGCCCTGGCCAGCTTCGACACGGAGCTGTCCTCGGTGACGCCCGCCAGTTTCCGTGCCCTGTCGGAGAGTTCGCCGAGTCCGGGAGTACCGGGCAGATCTCCACCGCGCAGCACGTCGGCGAAGTACGCGGCCACGGCCGTCACTTGGAGGCGGGTGTTGTCTCCGCCCCACAGGGTCCCGTCGATCGCGCCGGTCTCCACCGATCCGGTCTCCTCGTGCGCTTCCCTGGTCTTCGGGTCCTGCCAGCGCACCGTCGCGGTCGCCACGTGACCGTGGGCGCCGTCCCGGAGGCGTACGGCATAGAGCGCCGTCACCGTGTGGCCGGGACCGATCTCGCCGCCGTCCACGCTGTCGTCGCGGAAGTCCTCGTCGGCTACCTTGCGGTTCTCGTAACCGACGAGCCTGAACTGCTGGACCGTCTCGCGGTCGAAGGCCACCTGGGCCTTGGCGTCACGGGCCCGCAGCTCGACGTGGGCGGGGAGCTGGTCGACGAAGACCTTGCGGGCCTGCGTCTCGTCCGAGATGTACGTGGTGTGGCCGTCGCCCTTGTTCGTGAGGCGTTCCATCAGCGCGTCGCCGTAGTCGCTGCCGACGCCCACCCCGAACAGGGTGATGCCGTACTCGCGGCGCGAGGAGTCGATGCGACCGAGGATCGCGTCGGCCTCCGTCTCCCCGGTGTTGGCGAGCGCGTCGGACAGCAGCACGACCCGGTTGTTGGCGCCCTTGCGGTGGCCCTTGACGGCCTCGTCGTATCCGCGCCTGATACCGGCGTCCACATTGGTGGAGTCCTGCGGCTCCATGGCCTCGACGACGTCCCGGACCTTGGTGCGGTTGCCCTGGAGCCGGGTCATCGGCAGCCGGGTCTCGGCCTCGTCGCTGAAGGTGACCAGGGAGACGGAGTCGTCGTCGCGCAGTTCGTCGGTGAGGATGCCCAGGGACTTCTTCGCCAGGTCCAGACGGCCCGGTTCGGCCATCGACCCGGAGATGTCGACGACGAAGGTGAGTGCGGCCGGCGGGCGTTCTCCCTGACCGGTGGCGGCCTTGGTGGCGAGCCCGACCCGGACGAGCGACCAGTCGCTCGCTCCCGCCCCGGCGCGGGCACCGTCGACGGTCACCGAGAAGCCGTTGTCCCTGGGCCGCTCGTAGCCCTGGCGGAAGCTGTTGACGAACTCCTCGGGCCGCACGGTCTCCGGTCCTGGCAGCTGCCCGTCGCCCAATGTGCGGCGCGCGAAGCCGTAACTGGCGGTGTCCACGTCGAGGGCGAAGGTCGACAGGTAGTCCGGCGGCGCCACCTCACGGGCCGCGTCCTTCCCCTGTTCCGGAGCGGCCTTGTCCGCCGCCGCGCCGGGCGCCGTCGCGGCCGGGGCGGGGGCCCCGCCGCTCGAACCACTGGCATCGGTCTTGCGGTCCGCGGAGTACGAGCCGTCCGATCCCCCGCCGCAGCCGGTGAGCAGCATTCCGCCCGCCAGCAGCAGCGCGAGCGTCCCGCTGTACTTCGCCGTCCTGTGATTCATCGGTACCCCCCACATCGTCGACATCTGTGAATGTGACGTACGAGGAGGGGCGAAAAAGCAGACGAACGAGTTGCGGATCAATCTCGATGCGGCAACGGCGGGCGGAATCGGTGCGGAATATCAGCGTCAGGACACGATGTCCTTACGACTGAACCCCCGGAAGGCGAAAGCGAACAGGATCAGGGCATAGGTGACGGACACCGCGGCGCCCTTCGCCATGCCGCCCCACTCCAGGTCCGGCTGGAGCGCGTCCGCCCAGGCGAACTGCCAGTGCGCGGGGAGGAATTCGCGCCAGGAGCCGAGCGCGGTGACGGCGTCCAGGACATTGCCGACGATGGTGAGGCCGACGGCGCCTCCGACCGCTCCCAGGGGTGCGTCCGTCTTCGTCGACAGCCAGAACGCCAGGGCGGCGGTGACCAGTTGGGAGACGAAGATGAACGCCACCACGAGCGCCAGCCGCGGAACCGTGTCCCCGGTGGCGAGCGCGCCGCCGGTGGGGAGTTGCAGTGGCCCCCAGCCGTACGCCGCGGCTCCCGCCGCGAGTGCCACCACGGGCAGCAGCACCATCGCGGCCAGGCTGAAGCCGAGCGCGACGACGAGCTTGCTCCACAGCAGCCGGGTCCGCGGCACGGGTGCGGCGAGCAGGTAGCGCAGCGAGGACCAGCTGGCCTCGGAGGCGACGGTGTCCCCGCAGAACAGGGCCACCGGCACCACGAGCAGGAATCCGGCCGAGACGAACAGGCAGGTGGCGGCGAAGTTGGCGGCGGAGGCCGTCGCCGTGTCCATCAGGGTGATGCGTTCACCGCCGCCCGGTCCGCCGTCGGGGGTGCCGCCGATCGCGAAGGCGATGATCAGGATGAAGGGCAGGGCGGCCAGCACTCCGCCCATGAGCAGGGTGCGGCGCCTGCGCAGCTGCCGCATCGCTTCGACACGCAGCGGCAGCGTGCGCCGGGCCCGGTAGCCGGGCGCCTCGGGGGCGTGTGTCACATCGACTGCGGCACTCATGCGGAGCCTCCGGAGATCAGGGTGAGGAACGCGTCCTCCAGGCGGCGGTGCGGGCCGACACCCGTCAGCGGCAGGTCGAGACGCACCAGCTCGGTGATCAGCTCGGACGAGGTGGCCCCGTCGAGCCGTACGAGCAGCCCGAGCCCGTCGCCCATACGGACGGCCGAGCCGATCCCCGGGAGTGCGGCGATCTTCTCGACGAGCGGTTCCGGGACCTCCTGCGCGGTTCTGACGAGGAGCATGTCGCCGGATCCGGTGATCTCGGCGACGGGGCCCGCCTGGACGAGCCGGCCGCGGTCCATGACGACGAGGTGGGTGCAGGACTGCTCGACCTCGGAGAGGAGGTGGCTGGAGACGATGACGGTCCGGCCGCCGGCCGCGTACCGGATCATCACGTCGCGCATCTCGCGGATCTGGGGCGGGTCGAGGCCGTTGGTCGGTTCGTCGAGGATGAGGAGGTCCGGCATCCCGAGCATGGCCTGGGCGATGGCGAGGCGCTGCCGCATGCCCTGCGAGTACGTCCGCACGGCGCGGGCGAGAGCGTCGCCGAGCCCCGCGATCTCCAGGGCTTCCTCGATGTGCGAGTCCTCGGCCGGCCGGCCGGTGGCCTGCCAGTACAGCTCCAGGTTGGCCCGCCCGGAGAGGTGCGGCAGGAAGCCCGCACCCTCCACGAACGAACCGACCCGCGACAGCACGGGCGCACCCGGCCGGATCGCGTGTCCGAAGACGCGGATATCACCCTCGTCTGGAGTGATGAGACCCATCAGCATCCGCAGGCTGGTGGTCTTCCCGGCTCCGTTCGGACCGAGGAGTCCCAGCACCTGCCCCTTCTCCACGCGGAAGGACAGCTCCCGGACGGCGTACCGGTCCGCGGACTTGGCGTACTTCTTCGACAGGCCGGTGATCTGGAGCGGGACGTCGGCGAGCGCCGGGTCGGGCGCGGGCGTCGCGGTGCGGCGGCGCGCGGAGAGCAGGAGCGC
The Streptomyces sp. NBC_00234 DNA segment above includes these coding regions:
- a CDS encoding vWA domain-containing protein, with the protein product MNHRTAKYSGTLALLLAGGMLLTGCGGGSDGSYSADRKTDASGSSGGAPAPAATAPGAAADKAAPEQGKDAAREVAPPDYLSTFALDVDTASYGFARRTLGDGQLPGPETVRPEEFVNSFRQGYERPRDNGFSVTVDGARAGAGASDWSLVRVGLATKAATGQGERPPAALTFVVDISGSMAEPGRLDLAKKSLGILTDELRDDDSVSLVTFSDEAETRLPMTRLQGNRTKVRDVVEAMEPQDSTNVDAGIRRGYDEAVKGHRKGANNRVVLLSDALANTGETEADAILGRIDSSRREYGITLFGVGVGSDYGDALMERLTNKGDGHTTYISDETQARKVFVDQLPAHVELRARDAKAQVAFDRETVQQFRLVGYENRKVADEDFRDDSVDGGEIGPGHTVTALYAVRLRDGAHGHVATATVRWQDPKTREAHEETGSVETGAIDGTLWGGDNTRLQVTAVAAYFADVLRGGDLPGTPGLGELSDRARKLAGVTEDSSVSKLARAIEQADSLMGGEGAPEAGDGEGEIG
- a CDS encoding ABC transporter permease; its protein translation is MSAAVDVTHAPEAPGYRARRTLPLRVEAMRQLRRRRTLLMGGVLAALPFILIIAFAIGGTPDGGPGGGERITLMDTATASAANFAATCLFVSAGFLLVVPVALFCGDTVASEASWSSLRYLLAAPVPRTRLLWSKLVVALGFSLAAMVLLPVVALAAGAAAYGWGPLQLPTGGALATGDTVPRLALVVAFIFVSQLVTAALAFWLSTKTDAPLGAVGGAVGLTIVGNVLDAVTALGSWREFLPAHWQFAWADALQPDLEWGGMAKGAAVSVTYALILFAFAFRGFSRKDIVS